The following proteins are encoded in a genomic region of Cydia strobilella chromosome 19, ilCydStro3.1, whole genome shotgun sequence:
- the LOC134750313 gene encoding uncharacterized protein LOC134750313, whose translation MESIQKSMKEMSEEFNLKMAEFQGQIDKATPGSPTVASVASQFEAFRAFILKSLEVLQQQVEFLAQQVDALEMRSRRKILLFHGVAEVSGEDTSARVVELMKEHLQCDLAIEDIARSHRMGRPRSNQTRCILVKFRELSDRNNIWFGKTKLKGSGVVMSEFLTAPRHDLFMAARERFGVRNCFTRDGNIYVLGKDGKRSCVSRRAGFDLVQVAASAEPAPKASDKGAPGQTTTTASQRAGKVKRQATIKPRA comes from the coding sequence ATGGAGTCAATTCAGAAGTCCATGAAGGAAATGTCGGAGGAGTTCAACTTGAAGATGGCGGAGTTCCAGGGCCAGATAGACAAAGCCACTCCAGGTAGTCCCACTGTGGCATCTGTTGCTTCGCAGTTTGAGGCCTTCCGAGCCTTCATTTTGAAGTCTCTGGAGGTCCTGCAGCAACAAGTGGAGTTCCTGGCCCAGCAAGTAGACGCCCTGGAGATGCGCTCACGGCGGAAGATACTCCTTTTTCATGGCGTGGCTGAGGTTAGTGGAGAGGATACATCGGCACGAGTTGTCGAGTTGATGAAGGAACATCTTCAGTGTGACCTGGCTATAGAGGACATCGCTCGGAGTCATCGCATGGGTCGGCCTCGAAGCAACCAAACTAGATGCATATTGGTCAAATTTCGCGAATTATCCGATCGCAACAACATCTGGTTTGGCAAAACCAAATTGAAGGGCTCCGGGGTGGTAATGTCGGAGTTCTTAACAGCGCCTCGACATGATCTCTTTATGGCGGCCAGGGAGCGTTTCGGAGTCCGAAACTGCTTTACACGAGACGGCAACATCTACGTTTTGGGCAAAGATGGTAAACGCAGCTGCGTGTCTCGTCGTGCAGGTTTCGACCTTGTACAGGTCGCGGCGTCGGCGGAGCCGGCCCCCAAGGCAAGTGACAAAGGTGCCCCAGGTCAAACCACGACTACTGCGAGTCAACGAGCCGGAAAGGTGAAACGGCAAGCCACTATAAAGCCTCGAGCCTGA